A genomic window from Rhodococcus sp. KBS0724 includes:
- a CDS encoding BCCT family transporter produces MTAVKNAWRGLRKPVFVPASIVIFGLIAFAVIYSGTAADAFQSLNNAITDGVGWWYILSATGFVVFALYCAISRIGNIRLGRDDEQPEFGMMSWFAMLFSAGMGIGLVFYGVAEPLSHYVDPPVAGRVAGSTDAAANQAMELTMFHWGLHAWAIYVVVGLGLAYMTYRKGRPLSIRWLLEPLLGRARIEGKIGHAIDVVAIVGTLFGVATSLGFGVQQITAGLDYLGWVETDNWLVIAIIVIVTGMATFSVVSGVTKGLKWLSNINMILAAALALFVLVLGPTLFLLQSWVQNLGGYVQALPELMLRTSPFADDGWAGAWTIFYWGWWMSWAPFVGMFIARISRGRTIREFVFGVLLAPTLVGSLWFTIFGNSGILRQRNEGTMLDASGAVDTNTSLFTLLDGLPLGTISSVLAIVVIVFFFVTSADSGSIVIDILATGGNLETSKITRVYWTFLSGAAAAVLLLVGGSGSLTALQTVAIATAVPFSIIMVLACLSMLKAFRYEVAAAPRYLRISTTNSSVDVPQPSSKRLRDLNISSSFAGLTPSQSGITTDPSDSHMFVAVHEVPQHAVNIDPDTGVVDISADSRAVDPLGGEVFDTPEFADSAEGHLQNATNSE; encoded by the coding sequence ATGACTGCGGTCAAAAACGCGTGGAGGGGACTACGGAAACCCGTATTCGTCCCGGCATCGATAGTGATCTTCGGGCTGATCGCCTTTGCCGTGATCTATTCCGGAACTGCGGCCGACGCCTTCCAGAGCCTGAACAACGCCATCACCGACGGTGTCGGCTGGTGGTACATCCTGTCCGCCACCGGATTTGTGGTCTTTGCTCTCTACTGCGCGATCAGCCGGATCGGCAACATCAGGCTCGGCCGTGACGACGAGCAACCCGAGTTCGGCATGATGTCGTGGTTTGCGATGCTTTTCAGTGCCGGCATGGGCATCGGTTTGGTGTTTTACGGAGTGGCAGAACCACTTTCGCACTATGTAGACCCGCCGGTCGCGGGTCGGGTAGCAGGATCCACCGACGCGGCCGCAAATCAGGCCATGGAACTGACAATGTTCCACTGGGGTCTGCACGCGTGGGCGATCTACGTTGTTGTCGGTCTCGGACTGGCGTACATGACGTACCGCAAGGGTCGCCCCCTGTCGATCCGTTGGCTCCTCGAACCCCTGCTCGGACGCGCTCGCATCGAGGGCAAGATCGGGCATGCCATCGACGTCGTTGCGATCGTCGGCACCTTGTTCGGCGTCGCAACATCGCTCGGATTCGGTGTTCAGCAGATCACCGCCGGCCTCGACTACCTCGGCTGGGTGGAGACCGACAATTGGTTGGTCATCGCCATCATCGTCATCGTGACGGGTATGGCCACCTTCTCGGTGGTCTCCGGTGTCACCAAGGGACTGAAGTGGCTTTCCAACATCAACATGATCCTGGCCGCGGCCCTTGCTCTGTTCGTACTGGTCCTCGGCCCCACACTGTTCCTTCTCCAGTCCTGGGTGCAGAACCTCGGCGGCTACGTTCAGGCCCTTCCGGAACTGATGCTGCGCACCTCTCCGTTTGCCGACGACGGCTGGGCAGGCGCGTGGACGATCTTCTACTGGGGATGGTGGATGAGCTGGGCGCCGTTTGTCGGAATGTTCATCGCCCGCATTTCTCGTGGACGCACCATCCGTGAATTTGTGTTCGGTGTACTGCTCGCGCCCACTCTCGTCGGTTCGCTGTGGTTCACGATCTTCGGTAACTCCGGGATCCTGCGTCAGCGCAACGAGGGCACCATGCTCGACGCGTCGGGCGCCGTCGACACCAACACGTCGTTGTTCACACTGCTCGACGGGCTTCCGCTCGGAACGATCTCGAGTGTTCTCGCCATCGTTGTCATCGTGTTCTTCTTCGTGACGTCCGCCGACTCGGGTTCGATCGTCATCGACATCCTCGCGACGGGCGGCAACCTGGAGACATCCAAGATCACCCGGGTCTACTGGACGTTCCTGTCCGGCGCTGCCGCAGCTGTTCTGCTCCTCGTCGGCGGCAGCGGATCTCTGACGGCCCTGCAAACCGTGGCTATCGCGACGGCTGTGCCGTTCTCGATCATCATGGTGCTGGCCTGCCTGTCCATGCTCAAGGCATTCCGATACGAGGTCGCCGCAGCTCCTCGGTACTTGCGGATCTCGACCACGAACAGTTCGGTCGACGTGCCACAACCGTCGAGTAAACGATTGCGCGACCTGAACATCTCGTCCAGTTTCGCGGGGCTGACACCGTCACAGTCGGGTATCACCACCGATCCGAGTGACAGCCACATGTTCGTCGCGGTCCACGAGGTCCCGCAGCACGCGGTCAACATCGATCCTGATACCGGCGTCGTCGACATCTCCGCAGATTCTCGCGCCGTCGACCCGCTGGGCGGAGAGGTCTTCGACACGCCTGAGTTCGCCGATTCAGCCGAAGGACACCTGCAGAACGCCACGAACTCGGAATAA
- a CDS encoding aminotransferase class V-fold PLP-dependent enzyme: MTAVLSADTCTAPIAKVSGADLQVPLVQGGECSYANFDYAASAPALAQVTDRIAELLPTYASVHRGAGYASRISTLTYENARESVARFVNCADDQVVVFTRNTTDSLNLLAQSVPGSTVVLDVEHHANLLPWNDARIVTAADTVEETIERLIAELCTKPAALLAITGASNVTGEILPIARLADIAHRCGARILVDAAQLAPHRRIDLQESGVDYLAFSGHKLYAPFGAGVLVGRRDWLDEAKPYLAGGGAVREVTIESTEWACAPARHEAGSPNVLGAAAIAAACDALTALDFDVIAEHEKALTAQLTDGLDAIAGVNLLRLWADAPDAVGIVTFTVDGYEAGEVAAFLSAEHGIGVRDGRFCAHPLLSRLGLSGGAVRASLGLGSSSDDVDRLINAVSILVSNQRDWNYEKTAGAWNPVPETRTFLGGTAGDAGAAECV; this comes from the coding sequence ATGACTGCTGTTCTGAGTGCCGATACCTGCACCGCTCCCATTGCCAAGGTTTCCGGCGCCGACCTGCAGGTTCCCCTCGTCCAGGGCGGCGAGTGTTCATACGCGAACTTCGACTACGCAGCGAGCGCGCCGGCATTGGCCCAGGTCACCGACCGTATTGCGGAACTTCTTCCCACGTACGCCAGCGTCCACCGTGGTGCCGGATACGCCTCCCGGATCTCCACACTGACCTACGAGAACGCTCGCGAATCGGTTGCACGCTTCGTGAACTGCGCCGACGATCAGGTTGTCGTCTTCACCCGCAACACCACGGACTCGCTCAACCTCCTCGCCCAGTCCGTGCCCGGTAGCACCGTCGTCCTCGACGTCGAGCACCACGCAAACCTGTTGCCCTGGAACGACGCTCGTATCGTCACGGCCGCCGATACCGTCGAGGAAACCATTGAACGACTGATCGCGGAGCTGTGCACCAAGCCCGCCGCTCTCCTCGCTATTACGGGAGCGTCCAACGTGACCGGCGAGATCCTGCCGATCGCACGCCTTGCGGACATTGCGCACCGTTGTGGTGCACGCATCCTCGTCGACGCTGCTCAGTTGGCTCCCCACCGTCGTATCGACCTGCAGGAAAGCGGAGTCGACTACCTCGCGTTCTCCGGTCACAAGTTGTACGCGCCGTTCGGTGCCGGCGTCCTCGTCGGCCGCCGCGACTGGCTCGACGAGGCCAAGCCGTACCTCGCCGGTGGCGGTGCTGTCCGTGAGGTGACCATCGAGTCCACCGAGTGGGCCTGCGCTCCCGCCCGTCACGAGGCCGGTTCGCCCAACGTTCTCGGTGCTGCTGCAATCGCCGCCGCCTGCGACGCACTGACCGCGCTCGACTTCGATGTGATCGCGGAGCACGAGAAGGCGCTCACCGCTCAGCTGACCGACGGACTGGACGCCATCGCGGGCGTCAACCTGCTCCGCTTGTGGGCCGATGCTCCCGACGCCGTAGGAATTGTCACCTTCACCGTCGACGGATACGAAGCCGGCGAGGTTGCCGCATTCCTCTCGGCAGAACACGGCATCGGCGTCCGCGACGGACGCTTCTGCGCGCACCCGCTGCTTTCTCGTCTCGGCCTGTCCGGCGGTGCCGTCCGCGCCAGCCTCGGATTGGGCAGCAGCTCCGACGACGTGGATCGCCTGATCAACGCCGTGAGCATCCTCGTTTCCAATCAGCGTGATTGGAACTACGAGAAGACCGCCGGTGCATGGAATCCCGTGCCCGAGACCCGCACTTTCCTTGGTGGCACCGCCGGCGACGCCGGCGCAGCCGAATGCGTCTGA
- a CDS encoding PaaX family transcriptional regulator C-terminal domain-containing protein, translating to MGENVETRGKGRRMDRDVDVPTRILIEGLLRADGTVDGHTLYATAGALDKTDQQVRLCIKRLVAEGKFTQEGRGRQATLRATPKAVREMEPDVEFVRLAYQQDRGTTTPWDGYWHLVGFAIPESSRKARDTLRTRVIYLGGALLQGGLYVSPHAWEPYVLDVAANLDVEQHLSSLTTRDLTVGTLEDPVKIAAQLWPLDEIAAGYERLLDVATARLHSLQNTPAIDAVTMTIELAAEFTRAMEPDPLLPPELLPTNWIGKRARSVTAQCWTLLAQVDGADKLPSLFHLYAGAIDDQDARVR from the coding sequence ATGGGAGAAAATGTCGAGACGCGAGGAAAGGGCCGACGAATGGACAGGGACGTCGATGTACCCACGAGGATTCTGATCGAGGGACTACTGCGCGCGGACGGAACTGTCGACGGCCACACTCTCTACGCCACCGCCGGCGCCCTCGACAAAACCGATCAACAGGTTCGGCTGTGCATCAAGCGTTTGGTCGCCGAAGGAAAGTTCACACAGGAAGGGCGCGGGCGGCAGGCCACGTTACGAGCCACGCCGAAAGCCGTGCGGGAGATGGAACCCGACGTCGAATTCGTTCGGCTGGCCTATCAACAAGATCGCGGCACCACGACGCCATGGGACGGGTACTGGCATCTGGTTGGATTCGCAATTCCGGAGTCGTCACGGAAAGCGCGAGATACGCTGCGCACCAGGGTGATCTACCTCGGCGGCGCACTCCTACAGGGCGGCTTGTACGTCTCGCCGCACGCCTGGGAACCGTATGTTCTCGATGTGGCCGCCAACCTCGACGTCGAACAGCACCTGTCGTCACTGACCACTCGCGATCTGACGGTGGGCACCCTCGAAGACCCCGTGAAGATTGCCGCGCAGTTGTGGCCACTGGACGAGATCGCGGCCGGATACGAACGACTACTCGACGTAGCGACCGCGCGCCTGCACTCACTGCAGAACACCCCAGCCATCGATGCTGTCACGATGACCATCGAACTCGCGGCGGAATTCACGCGAGCCATGGAACCGGATCCGCTGCTGCCGCCAGAATTACTGCCTACCAACTGGATCGGCAAGCGGGCGCGATCCGTCACGGCACAGTGCTGGACGCTCCTGGCACAGGTGGATGGCGCCGACAAACTACCGTCGCTGTTCCACCTGTACGCAGGCGCAATTGACGATCAGGACGCGAGAGTGCGCTGA
- a CDS encoding S9 family peptidase has translation MVTSLGVVGVLIVGLVGWTLYQNSYDLREEKVTITGGSVPLQGILALPEQDEGPFGLVVFVHGDGPIDATHETFYRPLWEAFAKAGYASLSWDKPGINGAPGNWLDQSMEDRATETEAAIEWVRGRPDIDSSRIGLWGASQAGWVMPKVVNLDPDIAFVIAVSTAINWLQQGEFNTLAELSEKNASADEFEKARVNRVKNLDQLARDASFGDLVASGEAEGLTEDRWNFIRKNYRSDARADLETVDVPVLLILGGHDVNVDVADTERVYRELLDPPGQLVVKNYPDGTHSLVKKNLEDSELMSTLVAVLAPRSLFVPGYLADQTAFLEGIGR, from the coding sequence ATGGTTACTTCCCTGGGGGTGGTCGGCGTTCTGATCGTTGGACTGGTGGGCTGGACTCTGTACCAGAACAGCTACGACCTCCGTGAGGAAAAGGTGACGATCACCGGGGGTTCGGTGCCGCTACAGGGAATCCTGGCCCTTCCTGAACAAGATGAAGGTCCCTTCGGGCTCGTGGTTTTTGTCCATGGCGACGGGCCGATCGATGCAACACACGAGACCTTCTACCGGCCACTCTGGGAGGCATTCGCAAAAGCGGGGTACGCGTCACTCTCCTGGGACAAGCCGGGAATCAACGGGGCGCCGGGAAATTGGCTCGATCAGAGCATGGAGGACCGGGCCACGGAGACGGAAGCGGCAATCGAGTGGGTGCGGGGACGCCCGGACATCGATTCCTCTCGGATTGGCCTGTGGGGTGCAAGCCAGGCCGGGTGGGTGATGCCCAAGGTGGTGAACCTCGATCCTGACATCGCGTTCGTCATTGCAGTGAGCACCGCGATCAACTGGCTCCAGCAAGGTGAATTCAACACCCTTGCAGAACTTTCCGAAAAGAATGCGTCGGCCGACGAGTTCGAGAAGGCTCGGGTGAACCGAGTGAAGAACTTGGACCAGTTGGCCCGTGACGCGTCGTTCGGCGATCTCGTGGCGTCCGGCGAGGCTGAGGGTCTCACTGAAGACCGGTGGAATTTCATTCGGAAGAACTATCGATCGGATGCACGAGCCGATCTCGAAACCGTGGATGTACCGGTGCTTTTGATACTCGGCGGCCACGACGTGAACGTCGACGTCGCAGACACGGAAAGGGTGTACCGCGAATTGCTCGACCCACCAGGTCAATTGGTGGTCAAGAATTATCCCGACGGGACTCATTCGCTGGTGAAGAAGAATCTCGAAGACTCGGAACTGATGTCGACGCTGGTGGCTGTTCTCGCTCCTCGTTCGCTCTTCGTGCCTGGGTATCTGGCAGATCAAACTGCGTTCTTGGAGGGAATCGGTCGCTGA
- a CDS encoding CGNR zinc finger domain-containing protein — MQVVLDDYVAGASFATDLVNTSPRVWVEVGDVLPDPQALHDLLGEHGLSPDALRNGRRPTSGELADVQGLREEIRSVLDAPTADELVDRTHRLLQTVPHHVRLELDSQHGYRWNAVPDSIIDLAGELTLLIGYSLLGTLRTLGYERFRSCASPTCNGVFVDTSRGGRRRYCMPGLCGNRINVANHRQRQRRT, encoded by the coding sequence ATGCAAGTGGTTTTAGACGATTACGTCGCCGGTGCGTCGTTTGCGACCGACCTCGTCAACACCTCACCTCGGGTGTGGGTAGAAGTCGGTGATGTGTTGCCTGACCCCCAGGCGCTTCACGATCTGCTGGGTGAACACGGACTCTCGCCGGATGCGCTCCGCAACGGGCGTCGGCCGACCAGCGGTGAACTTGCAGACGTTCAGGGGCTGAGAGAGGAGATTCGTTCGGTTCTCGATGCTCCCACCGCTGACGAACTCGTTGATCGCACTCATCGACTCCTGCAGACCGTCCCGCATCACGTTCGACTCGAGCTGGATTCCCAGCACGGCTATCGGTGGAATGCAGTACCGGACAGCATAATCGATCTCGCGGGTGAACTCACGTTGTTGATCGGCTACTCGTTGCTGGGGACTCTGCGCACATTGGGGTACGAACGGTTCCGCTCATGCGCATCGCCGACGTGCAACGGGGTGTTTGTCGATACGAGCAGGGGAGGACGACGCCGATACTGCATGCCGGGGTTGTGCGGCAACCGAATCAACGTCGCGAATCACCGTCAACGGCAGCGTCGCACCTAG
- a CDS encoding ABC transporter substrate-binding protein: MKARSVSATAVIGVGVFALVGCGDTTSPEGSVGEYAKDGSFTTVINADPGNLHPLITNLTSTQIVNAYSYDSLIDIDAQTRTVRPYLAESWSEEGNTLKFVLKKGITCADGTSFTAQTAADDINWVMDPENASPLRGSTVPMSTVASADGDELTVSTAEPAPFLLSRIGSMRLPCAATLEDPAGIRSSSNGTGLFKVVEVVPNDHITMERRDGYTWSPNGETTSDTLGVPKTVTIKIVTDPSTTANLVLTGGVNAAAVTGSDEERVLAAGLDSKTYTTLSGEFIFNHFAALPTADRAVRQALVQAVDLDDYTEITTGGKGTRARALAVSEPLACDYNSVEGTIPEFDVDAAKKTLSDAGWKAGTDGVLAKDGRTLALNVIFNNARDTHSAAAEYVATQWEGLGAKVKLTGGDYSFVIANTFSTTDLSSWDVSIGLTLGSDTPSIFAKYFTGPPKPEGVNFASLDNKKYIELSTQASLLPGDESCKIWEESERALFNDVDLLPVSTAPAHMFFNGATSIYPPSSGILPGSAIRVLK, from the coding sequence ATGAAAGCTCGTTCTGTCTCCGCGACAGCAGTTATCGGCGTTGGCGTGTTCGCCTTGGTTGGGTGTGGCGATACGACCAGTCCCGAAGGTTCGGTCGGCGAGTATGCGAAGGACGGCAGTTTCACGACTGTCATCAACGCCGATCCGGGAAATCTGCATCCCCTGATCACCAATCTCACGTCGACTCAGATCGTGAACGCGTACTCGTACGATTCGTTGATCGACATCGATGCGCAAACACGCACTGTGCGTCCGTATCTCGCGGAAAGCTGGAGCGAGGAAGGCAACACGCTGAAGTTCGTGCTCAAGAAGGGCATCACCTGTGCCGACGGCACTTCCTTCACAGCACAGACCGCGGCCGACGACATCAACTGGGTCATGGATCCTGAAAACGCTTCACCGCTGCGCGGATCCACTGTGCCGATGTCGACGGTCGCCTCGGCGGATGGTGACGAACTGACGGTAAGCACGGCGGAACCAGCTCCCTTCCTGCTCTCCCGAATAGGCTCGATGCGGCTTCCGTGTGCTGCGACGCTCGAAGACCCGGCCGGCATCCGTTCGAGTAGTAACGGAACGGGTCTGTTCAAGGTCGTCGAAGTTGTTCCCAATGATCACATCACGATGGAACGCCGCGACGGTTACACCTGGAGCCCGAACGGAGAGACCACTTCCGATACTCTCGGGGTGCCGAAGACCGTGACTATCAAGATAGTCACCGATCCGAGTACGACGGCGAATCTTGTTCTCACCGGTGGGGTCAATGCCGCAGCGGTGACCGGTTCGGACGAGGAACGAGTCTTGGCAGCGGGTCTGGATTCGAAGACATACACCACGTTGTCCGGGGAGTTCATCTTCAATCATTTCGCGGCCCTACCCACGGCAGACCGCGCTGTACGACAAGCTCTCGTGCAAGCAGTCGATCTGGACGACTACACCGAGATCACCACCGGAGGTAAGGGAACCCGCGCACGCGCACTCGCGGTTTCGGAACCCCTTGCCTGCGATTACAACAGTGTGGAAGGAACGATCCCCGAATTCGACGTCGACGCAGCAAAGAAGACTCTGTCCGATGCCGGCTGGAAGGCGGGGACCGACGGCGTCCTGGCAAAGGACGGGCGAACGCTTGCCCTCAACGTGATTTTCAACAATGCGCGCGACACGCACTCTGCTGCTGCGGAATACGTAGCGACACAATGGGAAGGGCTTGGCGCGAAGGTGAAACTGACCGGCGGCGATTACAGCTTTGTCATCGCCAACACGTTCAGCACCACCGACCTGTCCTCGTGGGACGTCTCCATCGGTTTGACGCTGGGCAGTGATACGCCGAGTATCTTTGCGAAGTACTTCACCGGTCCGCCGAAACCGGAAGGGGTCAACTTCGCTTCCCTCGACAACAAGAAGTACATCGAATTATCCACTCAGGCTTCGCTTCTTCCCGGCGACGAGTCGTGCAAGATCTGGGAGGAAAGTGAGCGTGCATTATTCAACGACGTCGACCTTCTTCCGGTGTCGACGGCTCCCGCCCATATGTTCTTCAACGGAGCAACTTCGATTTACCCGCCTTCGAGCGGAATCCTCCCGGGCTCGGCGATCCGGGTCCTGAAGTAG
- a CDS encoding bifunctional 2-polyprenyl-6-hydroxyphenol methylase/3-demethylubiquinol 3-O-methyltransferase UbiG, translating into MSHEHHDHADHNHADRNHADTTENPYAKADAQFWNSLYEERPARWSGNPNPQLIAEASDLEPGTALDVGCGEGADALWLARRGWKVTGTDISSVALSRAKAHVEGSDVDIEWLEADLTKWDPQGRSFDLVSAQFFHMLEPARGELFRALGELVAPGGHLLIVGHSPHESPTEHHRAMLHTPDYVESLFTDGWKVLVSESRERDLPANPEMHHTTDTVVLLQRLSASTDNNS; encoded by the coding sequence ATGAGCCACGAACACCATGACCATGCAGATCACAACCATGCAGATCGCAACCACGCTGACACGACTGAAAACCCGTATGCCAAGGCCGATGCACAATTCTGGAACTCGCTGTACGAGGAACGCCCAGCCCGCTGGAGTGGAAACCCCAACCCGCAGTTGATCGCCGAGGCTTCAGACCTCGAGCCCGGCACAGCGCTCGACGTGGGCTGCGGCGAGGGCGCCGACGCTCTGTGGTTGGCACGCCGTGGGTGGAAAGTCACCGGCACCGATATTTCGTCTGTAGCGCTCAGTCGCGCAAAGGCCCATGTCGAGGGCTCGGACGTCGATATCGAGTGGCTGGAAGCAGACCTGACCAAGTGGGATCCGCAAGGCCGCTCGTTCGATCTGGTGTCTGCGCAGTTCTTCCACATGCTTGAACCAGCACGCGGGGAACTGTTCCGAGCACTCGGGGAACTGGTCGCGCCGGGTGGCCATTTGCTGATCGTCGGCCACTCGCCCCACGAGTCGCCCACGGAGCATCATCGGGCAATGCTGCATACCCCGGACTACGTGGAATCGCTGTTCACGGATGGGTGGAAGGTGTTGGTCTCGGAGTCGCGGGAGCGCGATCTTCCCGCGAACCCCGAGATGCATCACACCACGGATACCGTTGTGCTGCTTCAGCGATTGAGCGCGAGCACCGACAACAACTCGTAA
- the speB gene encoding agmatinase, which translates to MATNNSEADNSGAPIGPVDATRVPRYAEPTTFARLPRLDEVSRADVTILGVPFDSGVSYRPGARFGPGHIRAASKLLRPYNPALKVSPFANQQVADFGDIGVNPFDMQEALTTVQSAVTDLRADGSSVLTLGGDHTIALPILRSLARDHGPIAVLHFDAHLDTWDTYFGQPFTHGTPFRRASEEGLIDMERSQHIGIRGPLYSEKDLEDDRVLGFQVIRSDDYEVDGVASIVERMRKRLDGGPVYVSVDIDVLDPAHAPGTGTPEAGGMTSRELLNTLRGLVGLNVVGADIVEVAPAYDHAEITGIAAAHVAYELLSVLALNR; encoded by the coding sequence ATGGCCACCAACAATTCCGAAGCCGACAACTCCGGGGCACCGATCGGACCAGTCGACGCAACACGCGTCCCCCGATATGCCGAACCGACCACCTTCGCGCGCTTGCCGCGACTGGACGAGGTATCGCGCGCCGACGTGACCATCCTGGGAGTCCCCTTCGATTCAGGGGTCAGCTACCGGCCCGGCGCACGCTTCGGACCTGGCCACATTCGCGCTGCGTCGAAACTGCTGCGTCCGTACAACCCCGCGCTGAAGGTATCCCCCTTCGCCAACCAGCAGGTTGCCGACTTCGGCGATATCGGCGTCAACCCCTTCGACATGCAGGAAGCACTGACGACGGTTCAATCCGCGGTCACCGACCTGCGCGCCGACGGTTCCTCGGTGCTCACGCTCGGCGGCGACCACACCATCGCACTGCCGATCCTGCGCTCACTGGCCCGCGATCACGGGCCCATAGCCGTCCTGCACTTCGACGCTCACCTCGACACCTGGGACACTTACTTCGGCCAACCCTTCACACACGGAACACCTTTCCGCCGCGCCAGCGAAGAGGGCCTCATCGACATGGAGCGCTCGCAGCACATCGGAATCCGCGGACCGCTCTACAGTGAGAAGGACCTCGAAGACGACCGCGTGCTCGGCTTCCAGGTGATCCGCAGCGACGACTACGAGGTCGACGGCGTCGCCAGCATCGTCGAGCGCATGCGTAAGCGCCTCGACGGTGGCCCGGTGTACGTCTCCGTCGACATCGACGTACTCGATCCCGCCCACGCTCCGGGCACGGGAACGCCCGAAGCGGGCGGCATGACTTCTCGTGAATTATTGAACACGCTGCGCGGATTGGTGGGTCTCAACGTGGTCGGCGCCGACATCGTCGAGGTCGCGCCGGCGTACGACCACGCCGAGATCACCGGTATCGCAGCAGCTCACGTCGCTTACGAGTTGTTGTCGGTGCTCGCGCTCAATCGCTGA
- a CDS encoding helix-turn-helix domain-containing protein, with product MKDSSEPGGPQIGSRLKAARQSKRLTLEYLAESCGVTKGYLSKLERDHVNASVATLIKVCAVLEIPVGSLFENASAGEVVRADARPQISFGGERMSEFLLTPSNERRIQVLMSEIEPGGGSGREYYSLPVDVNFVHVLEGGLRVSFEGGRTDQGSESVDAEDVVLQVGDSFTFAPRHNHSFSAEGAVRAKVLWVLNPALPEGPRIPA from the coding sequence ATGAAGGACAGTTCGGAGCCAGGTGGACCGCAGATCGGGTCCAGGCTCAAGGCTGCCCGCCAGTCGAAGCGATTGACGCTCGAATATCTGGCCGAATCGTGTGGCGTGACCAAGGGATACCTGTCGAAACTCGAACGCGACCATGTCAACGCGTCGGTGGCGACCTTGATCAAGGTGTGCGCGGTGCTCGAGATCCCGGTCGGCTCGCTGTTCGAGAACGCGTCTGCAGGTGAGGTGGTGCGCGCCGACGCCAGGCCGCAGATCAGTTTTGGCGGCGAGAGGATGTCGGAGTTCCTACTCACGCCATCGAACGAGCGTCGCATCCAGGTGTTGATGAGCGAGATCGAACCAGGTGGTGGAAGCGGGCGGGAGTACTACAGCCTGCCGGTCGATGTGAACTTCGTTCACGTCCTCGAGGGCGGTTTGCGGGTGTCGTTCGAGGGCGGAAGAACTGATCAGGGAAGTGAGTCCGTCGACGCGGAGGACGTGGTCCTGCAGGTGGGGGACTCGTTCACCTTTGCTCCGCGTCACAACCACAGTTTCTCGGCTGAGGGTGCAGTGCGGGCAAAGGTTCTGTGGGTGTTGAATCCGGCGTTGCCGGAGGGTCCACGCATACCCGCTTGA
- a CDS encoding carbon-nitrogen hydrolase family protein: MNVDSLRVGLFQGPLTSKDVIASVQFNLEAIGAAAHTAAAAGASILVTPEMSTTGYNIGGLLRARAEAADGPIFDAIAAVAVSAGIAIVYGYPELSDGDVYNSVQVVGRDGLSLANYRKTHLFGALDRENFTPGDTLVAGFDLGEIRCGLLTCYDVEFPEAVRAHADAGTQWLIVPTGLMAPFEHIAQQVVPARAYESQMFVTYVNRCGSESALIYCGLSCAIDPTGRELARAGAEQELIFADVSAAEVARSRSVNTHLDDRRLDLYPAYRSRREGRR, from the coding sequence ATGAATGTCGATTCCCTCCGTGTCGGACTGTTTCAGGGCCCGCTCACATCGAAAGACGTCATTGCTTCGGTGCAGTTCAATCTGGAGGCGATCGGGGCGGCAGCACACACAGCGGCAGCGGCCGGTGCATCGATCCTGGTGACGCCGGAGATGTCCACAACGGGGTACAACATCGGCGGATTGCTCCGAGCGCGCGCGGAAGCGGCGGACGGACCGATTTTCGACGCCATCGCGGCGGTGGCAGTGAGCGCGGGCATCGCCATCGTCTACGGCTATCCCGAACTCTCCGACGGCGATGTCTACAACAGCGTGCAGGTAGTAGGGCGCGATGGCCTATCACTTGCCAACTACCGCAAGACGCATCTCTTCGGGGCTCTTGATCGTGAGAATTTCACGCCGGGAGACACTTTGGTAGCCGGATTCGATCTTGGTGAAATCCGGTGCGGCCTGTTGACCTGCTACGACGTCGAGTTTCCCGAAGCTGTTCGTGCACATGCCGATGCCGGTACGCAATGGTTGATCGTGCCCACCGGGTTGATGGCGCCGTTCGAACACATTGCACAGCAAGTTGTTCCGGCCCGCGCCTACGAGAGCCAGATGTTTGTCACCTACGTCAATCGCTGTGGTTCGGAGTCCGCGCTCATCTACTGTGGATTGTCGTGCGCGATCGATCCGACCGGCAGGGAACTGGCCCGAGCGGGTGCGGAGCAGGAACTGATCTTTGCCGATGTCTCCGCCGCCGAGGTGGCTCGATCACGTTCCGTCAATACACATCTCGACGATCGTCGACTCGATCTGTACCCCGCTTATCGTTCCCGCCGAGAGGGCCGTCGATGA